The stretch of DNA CGGAATCattgagagagaaaaatattttcttctgttttctaattaaaaaaacatattaattgCTGAACCGTTTGATTTTCTTTGTGCCGTATGTCACATATCTAGGCAACCAATGGAGGAAAAGGAGGATATACAAATGGAGTTGATCTCAACTCATGTAATTATAAATGTAATTATAAATGATTGTTCTTTACATCTTTTGAACTCACTTTCCATTCCAGATATTTTTAAAGTGTTAGAATGAAATAtcaaaaaatttgttaaaaaaaggaaatatttatttgttaaataaaagaaatatttaaaattttacattttgtttttgttaaaatgTTGGAGGGGAAAAGTTATTAGAGGGTATAAGTGTATATTTACTCACATAGCAAACTTTATCATTTGATATTCAATCTAAATTACATCAATGACATATTTGAATACTCAATTCGAAAAACTATAGACACATAGAAAATCATACTATTGCTCAATGAAACAACAGAaacttattcaaaattttgaagacACATAGAAAATCATACTATTGCTCaattaaaaagattaaaaaaaaccaGACAAATATATTCACACACTTGCCTCAGAAATTTGGGAAGAGTAATTAATATTGCCAACTTTTCATGGCTCTCTTTACTGTGCTTACTTTGCTCTTTTTAATTCATTGCTTACTCCACACCAACTTGTCATTACAAATTTCATTTCACATttaactaaaaacatattttctttcaatagttcaaaataattttaccaTGAGTCTCAAGCACACAGAGGAAAAATTTAACTAAAATGATCCATCTTGTATATCATCCTTAAACTTTTGACACCCGACCCTTGGTCAAGAATCTTCCCAACCATATAggtaaaaatcaaaacaaagaatcaaatagaaaaacaaaagaggaaaaaaagaataataactTAAATTGATAGACAATGGTATAATtgtcatttttactttttaatgtAATACTTTTCAATTGTAACCCTCATAATTACTATATGCATTATTTCCaagaaaacaaacttataatttataaggataatttagtaaaattcttatttcttttaacaagattatatttcttaatataAGTGCGAAAGAACAATATTTTTGATGCAGAGGGAGTATAATTTTCCCATTATTGCAATTTTGAATAATACGAATGATAAGCCTATTTCAATCTAAGTTCGATCTTCAACTTCCTATTACAAAAAGTCAATAACTACTATCcaattaaaaaatgataagaGGATTGGAAAATCAAAGTAATTTACAATTAAAGATCAAgcaaaaatgatatatatatatatatatatatataaaagatcaagcaaattttttttgtcaagccattgttgtttattgtaagatATGGTTGCTGAACAAGGGATTTGGTTGGATTCAAGCGAAAATAAATTCCGACCATGGAAAATTAAATAGTGTACAATAATCGATTAAGAAAATTTAGGCTAGAAAAAACATCCAAAACACGTAAAATTAAAGAGTGTACATGCAAATTAGTATATCTAATTTCCTATCCTTTTTAATACAAGCAAATTACTGATGTAAAGTTAAAAAGGATAGGAAATTAGATATAGTAAGATTCAAGGATTGAAAAATGAGAAGTACATGAATTGCTGAGATGAAGATAAAGAAAGACTAAAGTAGgaattgcattatatatacaaGGCTTTTCAAACTCAACTAGTTACATATAACCATGAGACCCTATAACTGGTGCCAGTAGATCTGGGCACcatcatatacatataaaacaaGATGCTAGATATCTTAGCTTAATGTATAACATATAATATGTACAATTGGATCCAAAACTTTTTGAAGAGCATGTGTATCTTTACTTTCTCTTATTAGATGAAGATAATTCAAAGTAAGTTGGTCCTGGGGTTGACGGACAGGTAAGAGATTGAATCAATTCTTGCACGGATATCACTTTAAACCTAGGAGGAGGTTTATTCAAAGCAATGTTGTCAACCCGGTGCTCGTAAATTTTGCCTTGTTTGTCAAGTTTATACTCAGAGGTCCCATCAAACCTACCGCGGCTTTCCCATGGAACCCGTGGGATACCGTGAGCGGTCCAGCGAACCATAATGACATTCTCAGCAGGTTGCCACACGCTATTTATGACTATCCACAAAGCTTTGAAAAATATCTTGCCATGAAATCTTAGGTTCCAGAAAATCGATTTGTAATTCTCAATACCCATAAATGTATTCAGGGGATCCTTCAATACAATATCatccctgaaaaaaaaaaatgaaacaagatGTTATAGTCAGCAAATTTAGCAGATCAGAGTAGAAAAAACATTATGGAGTTTATTATTTAAACACAAGCACATAACAACCTATCCCATTCTCAGTAACTAGTGGGAAAACATATATGATATCATATCGGATAGGGTGGAAAGAGGCTCAAGCCTGAAGGTCTCTCTAGAAACATGTGTGTCTAATGACAAAGGCCTCAAGAAGTGTATTTTGGCCCCTGCTGTTGCCTTCCAAACATGAGGGTGCTACTACTTAATCACACAAAAATATGGTTGGACTTCATTTGACATTTGAGTTATAGCATTGAACAAAGCAAGGAGACCGTGAAATACCTCACTGATCATGTTTGTATTCAAATCTCTATTCTAGTTGCTAGCATATGATGTATTCACAGTATGATATTCTCCCATACTCCCCGCCCCCCCTCCTCTCTCTTCCCCTCGGCCGCAATAAACCCAAACCATTATTGTTTTCTAATTTGGAAATCAATCCAGATATGGGAACAGTTAGTCCTGCTCCTTATTTCTTACATTGATTGAATCAGAAAAGGTATATGAAGGCTTAAAAATGCTAGGCAATGATTCATGGTTGAGAATAACCAGTTGCTTAATTTAACTGATGGATAGTGTATGATTTTCAACTCTTgtgaaatataagtaaaaattatagaagaaagaagaaactTCCTTCTAATCTTGTTAACTCGAAGATTAAAATGTCCTCTTATTATTTTGGCTAATAGAATAATCTGCCTCAATACATTCTAGTCAAAAGTTCTTCCTGAATGCAATGCTTAGGAGTTAGGACTCAAATTGAGAATTGCTTAAACAAATACAACAACCTTGACAAACAAAAATAAGGTAACATAAGTCATAATGCAGGATTACACTAAGCACGGCTTCAATATACTCAACCAGCCACCAAGATAAATGTATGCAAAATTTGCCAGTTTTACACTTTCCTCCATTAAAAAAACCAGGCCAAAGGTTCATTTAACATGCCACATCAAAGCATCTAACGACGAAAGCTAATAGATTGACCATTTTGACTGACACGTTACAATTTCAGATATTATTTGCCATTTCACAAAATTCAAAGACTATTTTGACTAAAGCCTACAATTTCGAGAATTAATTTGTCTATTTACTCCTATATTATACAATTATCATCCAAATTAATCTCTCAAAAACCTAGCACAAGATTGATTTCTATCATTAAGGAGCATAACATAACTATAACTACCTTTAACGACAAATTTGACCATTTAGTGAGCCACTGTGATTTTGTAAAACTCACCGTGATTATGACAAACCTAACGTGATACGAAACATGAACCTAATAtctaattataaatattaggaTAGAATAGgcaaaatcatattatttttctatactTAAAAAAACACAGCATGTGATTATGCAAAATCATGAAACATATGAATCAAAATCCAAACCTATAGATATCAAAGCTAAGTTCTTTGTAAAAGAGATCAGGGAACTCCTCCCTCAAAGTTCTTATAGCATATCCCAAATTCACATAGTAATTCTGtttttcttcctcttcctctttgCTTGACCTCGAACCACTCTTCACCGGAACCGAAAACTGACCGTATTGCTTCACGTTCCGATCGAAACCcgaatccaaatccaaaactgCACAATCCTTCACTTCGCAAGAAATTTTCACCCCATGCTTTGACCTAATTGCGTTCAATTTTGAGTAGGGTTTGAAGCTGTGGTGTTTCCTCagtttagggttagggttttgtGCGAATTGAGAGGCAACGTGCATCTCCCGGGAGTGAATTAGAAGAGCCATTTAGAAAATTGAGCGAGAAAATTTTGGTTTTTCcgggaaaaattgaatttatggtGAAAAAGAGATTATGTTGTGGATAATTGGATTAATTGAGTTATTAAGCGGGAAAATGTGTGATGGGTTTGGATTAGGATATTTTTGGGCTTGTTTGAGTTTGACCCTgctttttatgatatttttttggtaaattagGAAAGTACAAGACATTTGTGGGGAAGAGGGGATAATAAAATGGATATACATGAAAGAAAATGGGGAAATAGACTTAGGATGATAATGAAAGGACATAATAATTGATGATGGgaaatttatgataattgaaattgaaaagttttttttaataataaaaagacagttattgaatttaaaaaaatttaaatttgggtTTAGATTGTATCTTAAGAGAGATATTCTCCGTCTAAATTATAAGCcaaaaattcatttattaaatttatcaataaatttaaaaaatgaattttggcttatagtttatttaaaaaaaaaaattggtatctGAGCTTAAGGATAGACTAATTCAAAGAACCAATTCTACATTCATTTGCAGGAGTCCCATTTAAAATAAGAGTAAATTTTAAGATCTCAAATCAACACCACTAGATCAATTCAAGtgagtttgtttttatttaagattagagagaatttattttttatttttaagtcttTTGGATTGGAGAAATATGTTATTTGAGTTTAATTAAAGATATATGTTACTATTTTAgttcaaatgtttttttttttgccatgatgtcttatttattttagaCCAGATATCATCCTAACACCATacatttttattacaaaaaagaGAAATCAGGATTATTGGGTATGTAGAGGGCATATTCCACACATATTTCACTTGGTCTTTGGGATTGGGTATGGAGTATAAGGGCATATTCCAtatatttaagttttatttGTCTCTATTTTAGAAAATTACCGGTTATCTATAATTTTGCGAAAATTTTATTATCATTGCTAGGTTTTCTCACAATAACTTAAGATTATGTAATTGTTTACGctgattttttgaaaataatcattagtttaatttaattacttgCAGGACCAACTAGTAAATCCTAGGACATGTTTTGtgtataaattttaatgttCATCATTGAAATAAACATTTGGTAAACCAGTTTGAAAGAACAATTTACAAAGGAAAATGTAAATTAAACAAGATTCACTGAAACGAGAGAATTTGAAAAGATAAATTGCAAAAGAAAGattaaaattgcataaaaaatgtaaaagtttTACAAAGAAAGTAAATGGTTCACGAATTCATACATGTTCTTCACTTCACCCTTTTCTCTCGAACGCATGGATACTTTAGGTTTGTGAATTTTGTatatgaattgtgacccttattCCAACTAAAGGAACTACTATTTATAGGCACAAGAATGAACAACTGCTTGTGCAAATGTGCTTCGCCAGCTTCCCAAACCCATGAACCCACGATCTCTTGATCAAGTTTGAAGAAAATAATTGCCTCTTTAGCTTTAACTGTCGCTCGAACCCTGCCTTCGAAACTCTTACCATTTCATGCTGAAAATAATTCTAAATCCAGAACATCTTCGAATACCAAGACTCGAAACCTCATTCAATTCGAAGACAATTTTGCCAtcttgttaataaaatattttatgaaattaaaactttttttttttttgacacataaaaaCTTATAGCATTTCAGTCATCAATAAAGAGGAAATACAACGaggaatcaaatcaaatatgttGCGACTAGACCAAGAaatggccgccctagcaagtgtatgagcaaccatattcgcTTGTCGCTTAATGAACTTCACCACAAAGTTTGAATTATGAGACAAAATATTTCTAATATTACAAATTAAAGCACCAAATTCCGAGTTTCCACCAATAAAACTATTAGCTGCATCCATCACACTTTTGGAGTCCGTTTCGAAGATGACATGAGTGAACCCTCTCCGTTCAATCTGCTGCAGTGCCTCAAGTAGTGCTTTTGCTTCACCTTCAATTATAGAACAATGACCATGATTCCATAAGGTGCCCGCCAATACCAACTGTCCCATATGATCTCGTAACACCCAGCCTGCACTAGTTTTATTGATATCGCGATGGAATCCCGCATCTACATTACATTTGAACCAACCATAGGATGGTTTTTGCCACTGAACTTGTTGGACCTGCTGAGCTTGCCGTGAACTGCCCTGCTGGTGTTGCTGCACAGCCTTCCATTCATCCCAAATCTGTCGTGCCTTAAAGCCTAGGCACCGCCCCTCATCCCTTATCCCGTTCCACACACAGTTGTTTCGATTATTCCACAAAACCCATAACAACACCGCAAGTAATCCAGCTGTGTCCCTATCTTCCTCGCGACAAACTTGAAGAATCAGCTCCTTTATTGTACTGCACTGTGTTTCGCGATCAGATATTACCTTATCAACGCCGAGAACCTGCCTTGCAGATTTGCTATCCTTACAAGTAACCAGAATATGCCAATCATCTTCATTATAGTGGTCACAAAGTGGGCAAACCAGTGGGCAATTTACACACCTTGCTTGTAGACGAGACCGGGTAGGAAGACAACCGCTGCATATTCGCCAAAGGAGATGCTTGGCCTTTGGTGGAGCATGGATTTGCCATAAACAATTCCACTCATCTTTGTATTTCAAGTCTTTTTCCTTCCCTGCAATATCTATCAGACTATTATAACCACTTTTCACACTATATTGGCCATAGGTACTATCATTCCATATTAACTTGTCCTCTTTGATCTCATCAAATAATGGAGTATCAAGGATGTGTTTAGCAGCAACCGgggaaaataaattttcaacttTCTCCTTATCCCATAGCTTCATATTTGGAATCATAAGGTTATTAACAGTAATGCTAAATGCACCTTGGACTTGTGGTGAGTTGACCCAAATTCCATCTTTCTCCTTAAGCCAAGGATCACTCATGACTCTAATCTTAGTACCATCCCCTATAGTCCACCTACACCCATTCATAAGAACACACCGCGACTTCCAGATACTGCGCCATGCGTAGCTCGGATTATGACCAAGATGAGCATCAAATAAAGTGGAATTGGGAAAGTACCTTGCTTTATATATTTGTGCTACTAGAGTGTGAGGATTCGTCATGATGTTCCATCCCTGCTTTGCTACCATGGCCAGGTTAAACTTGTGTAGATCACGAAAACCCAACCCTCCTACAGCCTTAGGGAAGGCCATGCGGTCCCATGCTAACCATTTTATACCTTTGTTATTCGCCCCTCCCCCCCACCAAAAAGAGTTGATCATCCGTTCAATTTCATTGATTGTAGTGTCTGGTAGGAGGTAGATGCTCATAACGTAAGTTGGAATGGCTTGTAACACTGACTTTATCATCACCTCCTTCCCTGCCTTTGACAAAGCTCGACCTCTCCATGAATTTATACGTTTCCATATCCTGTCCTTCACATAAGCAAAAGCATCCTTCTTCTTTCTACCTATCATTGATGGGAGACCAAGATATTTACCGGTACCAAGAACATGTCGAACTCCCAATATGTTAGACAGATCTTCCTGAGCTGCCCTACTCATATTCCTGCTAAAAAACACCTCAGACTTTGTCATGTTTATTTCTTGTCCTGAGGCTGCCTCGTATGTTTTGAGAATATGCATAAGATTGTTAGTTTCTGCTAAATTTGACCTGcaaaataagaaacaatcatcaGCAAATAGAAGGTGGGACACCGAAGGTGCCCCTCTACAAATCTTCACACCATGTAAATCTCCTCGAGCCTCTGAATCTTTTATAAGTGTTGTTAATCCCTCGGTCACTAGAATGAATAAATAAGGAGAGAGAGGGTCGCCTTGACGCAGCCCCCTCCCTGGGAAAATAGGGCCAATTTTTTCAAAGTTCACCAAGACTGAGTAATTAACTGAGCTGACACATAACATCATCCAATGTATCCACTTATTAGCAAATCCCAACCTCTCAAGCATACCACGCAAAAAACCCCAATCCACTCTATCATATGCTTTGCTGATATCAATTTTCAGGGCCAACTCTCCCTTCATACCTCTTGTCCTTCTTTTCAAAGCATGGATAACCTCAACCGCTATTAGCGCATTATCTGTGATAGAGCGGCCTTCCACAAAGGCTGATTGTTCCTCTGATACACACTTTTGAAGGCACCCCTTGAGTCTATTTGCCAGCATCTTTGAAACCATCTTATATAACACGTTACAAAGAGAAATTGGTCTCATATCCTTCATAGTTATCGGATTCTCACATTTGGGAATCAGGcaaatatttgtttcattaaGCGAGGAAGGGAAGTAGCCTCTCTCTAGCCATTCTGTCGCAGCCTCATACACATCGTTACCACAAAGATTCCAAAAATGTTGAAAGAAGGCTGGATTGAACCCATCTGGCCCAGGAGCTTTGTCCGGATGCATTTGGAACAACGCCTCCTTCAGCTCTTCTCTAGTGAATGGCGCTGTAAGCCGTTCATTATCCTCCTGGGTTATTCTCGGTGTAACAAGTGACAACACAGGATCTTGGAATGATGGGTTAGCTTTGAACAGCTGATCGAAGTAGTTTAAGGCCACCTCGCATATTTCCGGGTGCGTTCTAACTTCAATGTTTGCTCCATTGACAAGTTTTTCTATTCTCTTCGATCGAACTCTAATGGAGGCTGACATGTGAAAAAACTTAGTATTAAGATCTCCCTCTCTTAACCAATGCATTTTTGCCCGTTGTCTCCAATAGGCTTCTTCTTGAACAAGTAATTTGGCGTGTTTTTCCTCAACCTCCTTATACCTCCCTGAGTACATCGGATCATGGTTGCCTCGTAGTCTCTCCATCTCTTCACTACACACAATAATCTCTTGTTTGAATCGCATCCGCTTTCTTCTACCCCACCCTTTGAGCTTGTCCGCACAAAGGGATATTCTACTTGTTATCTCACCACCACTTCCAACACGCCATCCTTCCTTTACAACCTCTTCCACATCATCTTCCTTCAGCCAGTGATTTTCAAACCGAAAAGAGTAATTCTTCCCGTTTCTGGTCATAGGTGAGCTTTGAATTAAGATAGGACTATGATCAGAATGCGAAGTAAGAAGATTGAGCAAATTAACATCTGGATACAGTGCAAGCCAATCTGAATTTACCATGGCTCTATCGAGTCTTTCTTCAATAACATGAGGCGTGCCTCGACTTTTGACCCACGTGAAGGGATACCCTTGAAGCTGGATATCAATTAAGTCACAGTCACTAACAGCACTCCGGAAGCCATTGCACAACCAATTAGGATGAGGGAGAGTACCCTTTTTATCTTCCTGCGATAACAAATCATTGAAGTCTCCTACTATACACCACGGAAGGTCTGACATATCTCGTAGTTCCCG from Trifolium pratense cultivar HEN17-A07 linkage group LG5, ARS_RC_1.1, whole genome shotgun sequence encodes:
- the LOC123887088 gene encoding uncharacterized protein LOC123887088 encodes the protein MALLIHSREMHVASQFAQNPNPKLRKHHSFKPYSKLNAIRSKHGVKISCEVKDCAVLDLDSGFDRNVKQYGQFSVPVKSGSRSSKEEEEEKQNYYVNLGYAIRTLREEFPDLFYKELSFDIYRDDIVLKDPLNTFMGIENYKSIFWNLRFHGKIFFKALWIVINSVWQPAENVIMVRWTAHGIPRVPWESRGRFDGTSEYKLDKQGKIYEHRVDNIALNKPPPRFKVISVQELIQSLTCPSTPGPTYFELSSSNKRK